DNA from Candidatus Methylomirabilota bacterium:
TCTCGGAGCCTGCAGGGATACAGGGCAGGGTGTGCGCGACCAGGGATCGGCGCCGGCATACTGACCGATGGCGGCGATCCGGTCGCCGCGCCAGACCCCGTAGAGCGCCGCCATGTAGGCCCCGTTGCTCCAGCCGAACACGTAGATCCTGCGGGTATCGATCCGGCCCGTCGCGATCACCTGGTTCAAAAAGCGATCGATCGCGAGAGCGTCCAGGTTCCTGGAGGGATCGCGGTACCACTCGTCCCAGTGGAAACCGCTCCCGGTCTCGGGGCCGTTCGACGGCCAGGGGGTCGCCCGTCTTCCTTCCGGCGAGAGGACGTAGAAGCCCTTGACCTCGGGGTCGCCGGAGAGAGGAAAGGTGTCGTGCAGGGCGAACAGATCCCGGCCCGACAGATACAGACTCTCCGGAGTCGTCAGCGAGCCGTGCAGATAGATGAGCAGGGGCCATTTGCGTCCGGCGTGCGGCTCTCCCTGGGCTTGTAACGGCGGACTCAGGCAGGCATAGCGGATGACGTCGCCCTGGCCAAAGAAAAGAGGCTGACCCCGGTAGCAATACAGCGGGATCGTCACCGGCTGCTCCGTCCGTATCGGTGGGGCCCCCATCGGGGAACAGACGAATCCATCGCAGCTCGCCGCAGGAGATGACGGCGAGAACTCTTCCTCCTGCTCCCAAGCGGAGCCCTCGGCGCCTCGAACGGCAAGGAGCAGAGCCGCGAGGAGGAGCGCAACCCGCATTCCTGCTCTCATGTCACACTCTTCCCTGGCGGCGGGCTGGGATTTGCTACGTCTATTTAGTTGGCCAGGAACTTCCGGATGGCTTCGCCCGCTTTGCCGATGGCCAGCACGCCGTCCAGGTGGCCGCCGTCCCCCTCGATCTCGAGGTACTCCACCGACTTGCCCTGCGCCTTCAGGACCGCCATCGCCTGCCTGGAATAGTCCGGGAAGAGCAGGAGGTCGGACTGGGCGGGGATCAGCAGGACCTTGGCCTTGACGTCGCGCAGCCCTTCCTCGAGCGAGGCCTTGTGTCCGGCCAGGAAGAGCTGGTTGGCCTTGACGAGGTAGAGGAACGAGTTGGCGTCCGAGGCCTTCGCCCGGGCGGCCCCGGCCTTGTCCAGGACGTCCTCGATGGCGAACTTGTTGTCCCAGCTCTTCCCGGGGTCCCGGTCGGGAGTCGCCCACTTCCGGCCGAAGGTCTTGGTGGCCCAGCCGTAGTGCCGGGCGTGGAGCGTCACCAGCTTGAGCGCCTGGGCCAGGCCCTCGACCGGCTCGTCCTTCCCGTAGTAGTCGCCCTTGTTCCATTTCGGGTCGAGGAGGATGGGCGCGGCCCACAGGTTGAGCCAGCCGATGCCGTAGGCGGGAATCTCGGCGGCGCCGATGACCGGGATGGCGCGCTCGACCATGTCGGGATAGGCCGCCGCCCACTCGACGGCCTGAAGGGCGCCCATGGAGGCGCCGATCACGGCGTGGAGCTTCCGGATGCCGAGCGAGTCCAACAGGGCCTTCTGGACGTTCACGAAGTCCCGGATCGTCACGATGGGGAAGCCCATCCCGTAGGGCTTCCCGGTGTCGGGATTGACGGAGGCGGGCCCGGTGGTCGTGACGTTCGGGTCCCTGGTGTTCAGGTTCACCAGGGTGTCGGAGCTGATCACGAAGAAGCGGTCGGTGTCGATGGGCTTGCCCGACCCGATGATGCCGTCCCAGTAGCCCGGGGCCGCGTCGGCCGGCGCATACTTCCCGGCGGCGTGGGAGGTGCCGGTGAAGAAATGGGTGACCAGGATCACGTTGTCCTTGGGGGCGTTGAGGGTGCCGTAGCTCTCGTATCCCACCCGCACGTTCTTGATGGTCTCGCCGGCGATCGTGGCGTAGGCGGGCATGGTGAAGACCTTCTTCTCCACCCGCCCGTCGTACGTGAAGCCGGGGGCCGCGATGGCCAGCAGAAGGAGTATCAGGAGCGTCCTGGACAGCCGTCTCATCTGTCGCATCCTCCGTGTCGCGTGCGTCAATGGGCCAGGGGCACCCGGCGACTATAGCACGGCCGCGTCCGCTCTTGACACCGACCGGGAGCCGGGCTATGGTTGTTGAGAACAATTCGCATTACTAATAACGGGTGACGGGACCAGGAGCCGCATGGAGACGCCCTCACCGGCCGCGCGGGGGAAGGATCGGGGCCGGCCGCCATCCGCCTCGGCGGGGCCGGCCCGCGCCGAGGTCGTCCTGCGCGCCGACCTGGCGCGCCGCGGGATGCGGCTCACCGACCAGCGGCGGCTCATCCTGGCCGCCGTGCAGGCCACCAACACGCATCCGACGGCCGAGTGGGTTCATGCAGCGGTGCGCAAGCAGCTCCCCCGGGTGAGCCTGGCCACGGTGTATCGGAACCTGCGGCTGCTCGCGCGCCACGGGCTCCTCACCGAGTTCCAGGCCGGGCCCACGGTGCGCTTCGATGCCCGGGTCCACCGCCATCACCACTTCACGTGCGCTCACTGCGGACGCATCTTCGATCTCGAGGAGCCGGTAGACGCGAGGCTCGACGCCCGGGTGACGGCCCGCACGGGCTTTCGGGTCTCGCACCATCGCATCGAGTTCTTCGGTCTCTGCGGCCGGTGCGCCCGCCGGCGGGGCGGCGGGCCGACCCGGCGTCCGGGCCCCGACTAGCCCCGCCTGTCGTACGTCCACGACCGAACAGGAGGAATGGGGAATGGCCAAGTCGCTCAAGGGTTCCAAGAGCATCGAGAACCTCAAGGAGGCCTTCGCCGGCGAGTCCCAGGCGAACCGGCGCTACCTCTACTTCGCGCGAGTCGCCGACATCGAGGGCTTTCCCGACGTGGGCGGTCTCTTCCGCGACACTGCGGAGGCCGAGACCGGCCACGCTTTCGGTCACCTCGACTTCCTCAAGGAGGTCGGCGATCCCGTGACCAACGTGCCCTTCGGAAAGACCGAGCTGAACCTCAAGTCGGCCATCGAAGGGGAGACCTACGAGTACACCCAGATGTACCCCGGCATGGCCAGGACCGCTCGCGAGGAAGGGTTCGCCGAGCTGGCCGAGTGGTTCGAGACGCTGGCCAAGGCGGAGAAGTCACACGCTGGCCGCTTCACCAAGGGTCACCAGGCCGTCGCGGGGCGGGAGCCGGCCGAAGCCATCTAGATCGATCGGAGGGGGGCCCGGCCCCCCTCCGCCCTTTCAGGCCACGATGACGACGTTCGACATCCGCGCCCCTGAGTTCTGGAGCCGCCCGGCGCTCGACACCGAGCTCCGCCGCGTCTTCGACGTCTGCAACGGCTGCCGGCGCTGCCTGCCGCTGTGTCCCTCGTTCAAGGACCTGATGGCCTCGCTGGATCGGGAGGAAGTGGACGGCGACGCCGAGCGCCTCCCTGGCGCCGACACGCAGCGGGTCGTGGACCTCTGCTATCAGTGCAAGCTCTGCTACAACCATTGCCCCTACACGCCGCCGCACCGCTGGATGATCGACTTCCCGCGCGTGATGCTGCGGGCGCGGGCCGTCCAGGTCAGGGAGCGAGGCGGCGTCACCCTCCAGGACCGGGTTCTGGGCAACACGGACCTGGTCGGCCGGCTGGGCACCGCCGTCGCGCCCCTCGCGAACTGGGCGAGCCAGAATCGCGCGCACCGGGCCTTCATGCAGGCGGTCCTGGGGATCCACCAGGACCGGAACCTGCCGCGCTTCCACCGCGAGACCTTCAGCCGCTGGTTCGCGGCGCACCGGGAGCCGGCGCCGGAGCCGGTGACGGCCCGGGTGGCCCTGTTCGCGACGTGCCCCGTCGAATACCACAACCCGGCGGTCGGGCGTGCCACGGTGGCGGTCCTGCGGCACAACCGGGTCGATGTCACCCTGCCTTCCCAGCGCTGCTGTGGCATGCCGTACCTCGACGGCGGGGCCGTGGGCGAGGCCCAACGGTTGATCGACGACAACGTGCGGAGCCTGGGCGAGGCGGTGCGCGAGGGCCGGGAGCTCGTGGTGCCGGGCCCGACCTGCTCCTACATGATGAAGCAGGAATGGCCCTGGCTGGCCACCGACGGGGAGACCGCCCGGCTGGTGGCCGAGCGCACCCGCGATCTCTTCGAGTTCCTGGCGCGCCTCCACCAGGGCGGCCGGCTCGACACGGCCTTTCCGCTCCGCCCGGGCCGGGTCGCCTACCAGCTCCCGTGCCACCTGCGAGCGCAGAACATGGGGACGAAATCCGCCGACGTGCTCCGCCTCACGGGCGCGGACGTCACGGTGATCGAGCGCTGCTCGGCCGTGGACGGGACCTGGGGGTTCAAGCGGGAGTACTACCAGCTCTCGATGAAGGTCGCCGAGCCGCTCTTCCGTGACCTCGGCGCGGCCCGGCCCGAGCGGACGGCGACGGACTGCCCGCTGGCGGGCCTTCAGATCGCCCAGGGCACGGGGCAGCGTCCGCGCCATCCGATCCAGATTCTGGCCGAGGCCTACGGCCTCCCCTGGGAGTGATGTCGGTGGAGAAGATCCGGTTCGCCGAGGTGCAGAACCTCTACGAGTACGAGAAGGTCCGCGACGCCCGGCGCCGCGAGGTGATCGCCCTCAAGCAGCGCCGGCGAGTCGCCGTCGGCGACCGCGTGAGCTTCCTCTTCGAGAACCGCCAGACGGTGCTGTTCCAGATCCAGGAGATGATCCGGGCCGAGCGGATCGTCGCCGACGACCGGGTGCAGGACGAGATCGACGTCTACAACGAGCTCGTCCCCGGGCCGGGGGAGCTGTCGGCCACGATGATGATCGAGATCGAGGAGAAGGACCGGATCAAGCCTGAGCTCGACCGCTTCATGGGGATCGACGCCGGGGACGCCGTGCGGCTCACGATCGGCCGGGACCACGTCATTCCGGGACGGTTCGAGGAGGGCCATTCGAAGGAGGACAAGATCGCGGCCGTCCACTTCGTACGGTTCCGGCTCACCGAGGCGGCCCGGGCGGCCTTCGCGCGCGAGCCGGTGGCGCTGGTGGTCGAGCACCCGGGTTATCGGGCGCGGACCGAGCTCGGCCCGGAGGCCCGGGCCGCGCTCCTCGAGGACCTTCGCGAGGGCTGATGGGCTGGCGGCGGCCCCTCGCCGGGCTGGCGTGCATCGCGACGCTGGCGGCCTGTTCGGGCAACGCGACGCCGGGCAGCGAGGCCGCCGCCCGGGGGCGTGACGTCTATCTCGGGTACTGCGTGTCGTGTCACGCGCAGGACCCCGCC
Protein-coding regions in this window:
- a CDS encoding transcriptional repressor — encoded protein: METPSPAARGKDRGRPPSASAGPARAEVVLRADLARRGMRLTDQRRLILAAVQATNTHPTAEWVHAAVRKQLPRVSLATVYRNLRLLARHGLLTEFQAGPTVRFDARVHRHHHFTCAHCGRIFDLEEPVDARLDARVTARTGFRVSHHRIEFFGLCGRCARRRGGGPTRRPGPD
- a CDS encoding rubrerythrin family protein; its protein translation is MAKSLKGSKSIENLKEAFAGESQANRRYLYFARVADIEGFPDVGGLFRDTAEAETGHAFGHLDFLKEVGDPVTNVPFGKTELNLKSAIEGETYEYTQMYPGMARTAREEGFAELAEWFETLAKAEKSHAGRFTKGHQAVAGREPAEAI
- a CDS encoding PHB depolymerase family esterase — its product is MTIPLYCYRGQPLFFGQGDVIRYACLSPPLQAQGEPHAGRKWPLLIYLHGSLTTPESLYLSGRDLFALHDTFPLSGDPEVKGFYVLSPEGRRATPWPSNGPETGSGFHWDEWYRDPSRNLDALAIDRFLNQVIATGRIDTRRIYVFGWSNGAYMAALYGVWRGDRIAAIGQYAGADPWSRTPCPVSLQAPRKVPLVLLRNLCDALVPCATTSAWVTTLTQRSWPFAFHNLGLLGAVTRETRCTLRCSKPTGLYEHIRWPNTDALKEMLSFLRRHPLP
- a CDS encoding heterodisulfide reductase-related iron-sulfur binding cluster, producing the protein MTTFDIRAPEFWSRPALDTELRRVFDVCNGCRRCLPLCPSFKDLMASLDREEVDGDAERLPGADTQRVVDLCYQCKLCYNHCPYTPPHRWMIDFPRVMLRARAVQVRERGGVTLQDRVLGNTDLVGRLGTAVAPLANWASQNRAHRAFMQAVLGIHQDRNLPRFHRETFSRWFAAHREPAPEPVTARVALFATCPVEYHNPAVGRATVAVLRHNRVDVTLPSQRCCGMPYLDGGAVGEAQRLIDDNVRSLGEAVREGRELVVPGPTCSYMMKQEWPWLATDGETARLVAERTRDLFEFLARLHQGGRLDTAFPLRPGRVAYQLPCHLRAQNMGTKSADVLRLTGADVTVIERCSAVDGTWGFKREYYQLSMKVAEPLFRDLGAARPERTATDCPLAGLQIAQGTGQRPRHPIQILAEAYGLPWE
- a CDS encoding DUF3501 family protein; its protein translation is MEKIRFAEVQNLYEYEKVRDARRREVIALKQRRRVAVGDRVSFLFENRQTVLFQIQEMIRAERIVADDRVQDEIDVYNELVPGPGELSATMMIEIEEKDRIKPELDRFMGIDAGDAVRLTIGRDHVIPGRFEEGHSKEDKIAAVHFVRFRLTEAARAAFAREPVALVVEHPGYRARTELGPEARAALLEDLREG
- a CDS encoding homoserine O-acetyltransferase, which encodes MRRLSRTLLILLLLAIAAPGFTYDGRVEKKVFTMPAYATIAGETIKNVRVGYESYGTLNAPKDNVILVTHFFTGTSHAAGKYAPADAAPGYWDGIIGSGKPIDTDRFFVISSDTLVNLNTRDPNVTTTGPASVNPDTGKPYGMGFPIVTIRDFVNVQKALLDSLGIRKLHAVIGASMGALQAVEWAAAYPDMVERAIPVIGAAEIPAYGIGWLNLWAAPILLDPKWNKGDYYGKDEPVEGLAQALKLVTLHARHYGWATKTFGRKWATPDRDPGKSWDNKFAIEDVLDKAGAARAKASDANSFLYLVKANQLFLAGHKASLEEGLRDVKAKVLLIPAQSDLLLFPDYSRQAMAVLKAQGKSVEYLEIEGDGGHLDGVLAIGKAGEAIRKFLAN